GCGCGCCGGCGTCACCCTGGAGGGCGTGCAGGGCCTCAAGCCGGTCTTCCGCCCCGACGGCCTGGTCACCGCCGGCAACTGCTGCCCGCTGAACGACGGCGCCGCCGCGCTCGTGATCATGTCCGACACCAAGGCCCGCGAGCTCGGTCTGACCCCGCTGGCCCGGATCGTCTCCACCGGCGTCTCCGGCCTCTCCCCCGAGATCATGGGTCTCGGCCCGGTCGAGGCCTCGAAGCAGGCCCTCAAGCGCGCCGGCCTGACCATCGGCGACATCGACCTCGCCGAGATCAACGAGGCCTTCGCCGCCCAGGTCATCCCGTCCTACCAGGACCTGGGCCTGGACCTGGACAAGGTGAACGTCAACGGCGGCGCCATCGCCGTCGGCCACCCCTTCGGCATGACCGGCGCCCGCATCACCGGCACGCTGATCAACAGCCTCCAGTTCCACGACAAGCAGTTCGGCCTGGAGACCATGTGCGTCGGCGGCGGCCAGGGCATGGCGATGGTCATCGAGCGTCTCAGCTAGTCACCGCCCCGCTCTCCACGGACCGAGCGCGTCAACCGCTCCGCGTCCGAGCCGTGACCGAATCTCCCCCAGGATGTGACCTACATCCCGGGGGAGTTCGTTTTCCCAGGTCAGGGCCGTTTTGGGACTAAACACCTGGCAGAAATACCTGTCCAATTCGTGACGTAATGCACTGACAGCGGGCACCACCCCAGGACAAGCTGATGTAGGAAGTCGGGGGATCGACTCGGAATCGGGAGTACGTCAGTGAGCGCCATGTCTCTTGCCCTGCTGCTGACCACGGCCGCCGCCACGGCCGTGGGCGCTGCTGCCCTGCACGCCGTCCACGGTCTCCGCAAGGAGGTCACCGCCCTCCGGGGCGAGCTGGCCGCCGGTCACGGTGCCACGGTCCCCGCGGCCCGCGCCACGCCCGCCGCCGAGATACGGGCCGCGGTCGCCGAGGCGCTGGCCGAGGAGCGCGAGCGCGAGCTCGCGGAGGCGCGCGCCTTCTGGGCCGCGCAGGAGGCCCGTGACGCGGCCGACGCCCCGTCCCTGCTCGGCGGTCTGGGCGGCCCGGTCGACGACGGCACGCTCTTCGTGCCGCGCCAGGCCGACTTCGTGGGCCTGGAGGCGATGGCCCTGGAGGCCATGGAGGCGGAGGCCACCGCGCTCGACGGCCCCGACCCGCTGGAGGCCTTCGACTCCTTCGACGAGTACCCCGAGTACCCCGAGGACTCCGTGGAGCTGGCCGCGGCCCGCCGCCGGCACCCCTCGCACCCGGACTTCGTGCCGGTGCAGACGCCCGTCGTGACGGACCACGAGCGGACGGTGGCCCGCCTGGAGGAGCTCGCGGACACCGGTACCGCGCTCACCGACGTGCGCCCGGGCCCGCTCGGCACCCTCGACGTGTACGTCTTCGCGGACGGCACCACCCTCTGTATGACCCCGGGCCACCGCGAGACCGCGGAGCGCCTGGCGGAGGCCCTCCGCGCCGGCCGCACCCCGGTCCTGCTCGGCGGCTCGGGCGTCTCGGGCGCCTTCGCCCTGACCTTCTCGTACGGCGACTCGGACGAGGAGAACGTCTACATCCTCGCCGACCGCGTCATCGCCTCCCTGTAAGGCCGCCAGGGGCTTCCTACAGCCCCGAGCGCTCCGCCGCCTCCCCCACCAGCCTCACGGCCTCGTCCAGCTCCGCCTCGCGGGAGCCGGCCGGGGCCGTTCGCAGGATTTCGGCCAGATCGTTCCCGGCGACGGCGAGTTGGTCGCCCACCACGAAGAGCCCCGCGTCCGGCATGATCACCGGCTCCCGGTCCGGGTCCTCGGCACGCTGGGCGCGCACCGCCAACTCCCTGGCCAGGGCGAGGCCTTCGGCCGCCGCGGTCTGCTTGAGACGGCTCTGCGGGGCCGCCCGCAGCCGGTCGGCGAACCGCTCGACGGCGGCGGTCAGTTCACTCGTATCGTGCACCCCGCGACCCTACGCGCCCTCCCGGGCCCCTTGCCAACGGCCGCAGGCTTCGGCACGGTGACGGGAAGGAGTACGAGAAGCACACGGTACGAAGCGTCCGGAGGCGCCGATGTCCCACACTTTCTCCGAAGAGACCCACCGCAACCTCTTGGCCCGGATCCCGCGCCGCACCGGTCGTGAGATCGCCGACTGGATGCGCACCGTCGAGGAGGGCCCCTCCCTCCTCCGCTTCGAGGAGCGGGTCAGCTGGCTCCGCGGGGCGCACGAGCTGGCGTACGGCCATGCGAAGGCGATCATCCACGAGTACGACCTGCGGCGGGCGGCCCGCAGACTGCTCTGATCCGGAACCCGCCGCGCGTCACTTCAGGTGCCGGCCGAGGAAGTCGCGGACGAGTGCGGCGATCTCCTCGCCGTGCGTCTCCAGGGCGAAGTGCCCGGCGTCCAGGAGGTGGATCTCGGCGTCGGGAAGGTCACGGGCGAAGGCCTCCGCACCGGCCGGTCCGAAGATCTCGTCGCCGCGCCCCCAGGCCGCGAGCAGCGGCGGCCGGTGGGTGCGGAAGTACTCCTGGAAGGCCGGGTAGCCGTCCAGGTTGAACTGGTAGTCCCAGAAGAGCTGGAGCTGGATCTCCTTGTTGCCGGGCCGGTCGAGGCCGGCCTGGTCCAGGGTCCAGGTCTCGGGGCCGATCCGGTCGAGCCGGTCGGCGGGGACCCCGTGGGTGTACTGCCAGCGGGTGGCCTCGGCGGTCAGCAGTTCCCGTACGCCGGCCTCGTTCGCCGCCCGGTCCTTCGCGTGGGCGAAGAGCACGTCCCAGAAGGGCGTGAATCCCTCCAGGTAGGCGTTGCCGCTCTGACTGACGATCGCGGTGACGCGCTCGGGACTGCGGGAGGCGATCCGCAGGCCGATCGGTGCTCCGTAGTC
This is a stretch of genomic DNA from Streptomyces sp. R44. It encodes these proteins:
- a CDS encoding DUF4287 domain-containing protein, with protein sequence MSHTFSEETHRNLLARIPRRTGREIADWMRTVEEGPSLLRFEERVSWLRGAHELAYGHAKAIIHEYDLRRAARRLL
- a CDS encoding alpha/beta fold hydrolase, which gives rise to MSAYRLRARTVTVDGLDVFYREAGDPANPTLVLLHGFPSSSHMYRGLIAELADAYHLIAPDHIGFGASAAPAVEDFEYSFEKLTEITLGLLDQLGVERFALYIQDYGAPIGLRIASRSPERVTAIVSQSGNAYLEGFTPFWDVLFAHAKDRAANEAGVRELLTAEATRWQYTHGVPADRLDRIGPETWTLDQAGLDRPGNKEIQLQLFWDYQFNLDGYPAFQEYFRTHRPPLLAAWGRGDEIFGPAGAEAFARDLPDAEIHLLDAGHFALETHGEEIAALVRDFLGRHLK